A genomic region of Mesobacillus jeotgali contains the following coding sequences:
- a CDS encoding glycoside hydrolase family 16 protein gives MESKNQGKLSKEMMTLSNSEAEWKLVWEENFNLSEIDEKKWNFVEAGTGFGNEESQYYTRRKENARIENGMLVLEARNEEYKGMDYTSAKLTTRGKVAWKYGRFSFRAKLPEGQGIWPAIWMMPEDMEKYTGWPACGEIDIMELIGHQPGTVYGTLHYGMPHTYTGDNYTLPEGKKFSDDFHVFTLDWEPGEFRWYVDDFLYARQTEWFSKAPGSEEQQAGFAPFDREFYLQLNLAVGGKWPGYPDETTQFPQRMTIDYIKVYKRED, from the coding sequence GTGGAGTCAAAAAATCAGGGCAAATTAAGCAAAGAAATGATGACGCTTTCAAATTCTGAAGCGGAGTGGAAGTTAGTTTGGGAAGAGAACTTTAATCTTTCTGAGATAGATGAAAAGAAATGGAATTTTGTTGAGGCTGGCACTGGTTTCGGGAATGAAGAATCCCAGTACTATACAAGACGGAAAGAAAACGCGCGAATCGAGAATGGCATGCTGGTGCTTGAGGCCAGGAATGAGGAGTATAAAGGGATGGATTATACATCCGCGAAATTGACGACCAGAGGCAAGGTTGCCTGGAAATACGGGCGATTTTCTTTTCGGGCTAAATTGCCGGAAGGTCAGGGAATCTGGCCTGCTATCTGGATGATGCCAGAGGATATGGAAAAGTATACTGGATGGCCAGCCTGCGGGGAAATTGACATCATGGAGCTGATTGGCCATCAACCAGGTACGGTTTATGGAACGCTTCATTATGGCATGCCTCACACATATACAGGAGACAACTATACGCTTCCTGAAGGTAAAAAGTTCTCCGATGACTTTCATGTTTTCACCCTTGATTGGGAACCAGGAGAATTCAGATGGTATGTAGATGATTTCCTGTATGCAAGGCAGACTGAATGGTTCAGCAAGGCTCCGGGATCAGAGGAACAGCAAGCTGGGTTTGCCCCATTTGACCGTGAGTTTTACCTCCAGCTGAATCTTGCTGTCGGGGGGAAATGGCCGGGATACCCTGATGAAACAACCCAGTTCCCACAGCGGATGACAATTGATTACATCAAAGTTTATAAGAGAGAAGACTAA
- a CDS encoding response regulator, which produces MYKVLIADDEKNIRLGIQAMIKREYPDFETFIASDGQEALEGVLKNKPDIVITDIKMPRMDGIQLIKELQQQEDMKTSIVILSGYDDFTYAKEAIKHQVKDYLLKPVNRTELFKTLNTIIEELENSHKMTYQHMDDYRASQLNYILLNPNIQQEDVEDLYKKMKIESYPDGYYVGIIQVDGDIDGEDFLNKINQLLNSSSDSIPFLDKDGRVTIISADFEQFSILKEQLGRDRHSIFTIGISEKAQDIREFKKTYGQAATAIKYHFLYPRRQIILYENVKEKPEVASLPADLINKISNMLGTEREKEIKDNLRQVMDFDVIAHSSIDYLENLNEEINETIFKGFFKRLGEESLVTFELLNKIDNIYNFDNFHEYFHALEDLLMRIHEYNKQVKAVYSEQKYMDRAIAYIRENYHKDLNLAVVANYISLNYSYFSHMFKEYIGQNFVDYLKMVRVESAKRLLKETDFKILEISEMVGYKNPKQFARVFRDVEGISPKEYREMNG; this is translated from the coding sequence GTGTATAAAGTTCTTATAGCTGACGATGAGAAAAATATCCGATTGGGTATACAGGCAATGATCAAGCGGGAATATCCAGATTTTGAAACATTCATTGCATCAGATGGACAGGAAGCCCTTGAGGGTGTTTTGAAAAATAAACCGGATATCGTGATCACTGATATTAAAATGCCAAGGATGGATGGTATTCAATTAATCAAAGAGCTCCAACAGCAAGAAGACATGAAAACATCGATCGTGATACTCAGCGGATACGATGATTTCACGTATGCCAAGGAAGCGATTAAACATCAGGTAAAGGATTACTTATTGAAGCCGGTAAACCGGACAGAGCTATTCAAAACCTTGAATACCATCATAGAAGAACTGGAAAACAGCCATAAAATGACCTACCAGCATATGGATGACTACCGTGCCAGTCAGCTGAATTACATTTTGCTTAATCCTAATATTCAACAGGAAGATGTAGAAGATCTTTATAAGAAAATGAAAATCGAATCATATCCGGATGGATACTATGTGGGAATCATTCAGGTGGATGGAGATATAGATGGAGAAGATTTTCTTAATAAGATCAATCAGCTGCTCAATTCAAGCAGTGACAGCATTCCATTCCTTGATAAAGACGGCCGAGTGACAATAATTTCAGCAGACTTTGAGCAATTCTCGATTCTGAAAGAACAGCTTGGCAGGGACAGACATTCGATTTTTACCATTGGCATTAGCGAAAAGGCGCAGGATATAAGAGAGTTTAAAAAAACTTATGGTCAGGCAGCCACAGCGATCAAGTATCATTTCCTTTATCCGCGTCGTCAGATCATTTTATATGAGAATGTTAAGGAGAAACCAGAAGTAGCCTCTCTCCCGGCAGACTTGATCAATAAAATTTCCAATATGCTGGGGACTGAACGGGAAAAGGAAATTAAAGATAACCTTAGGCAGGTTATGGATTTTGATGTCATTGCCCACAGCAGCATCGATTATCTTGAAAACCTTAACGAGGAAATCAATGAGACGATCTTCAAAGGCTTTTTCAAGAGGTTGGGGGAAGAATCTCTTGTAACGTTCGAGCTTTTAAATAAGATCGACAATATCTATAACTTTGACAACTTCCATGAATACTTCCATGCCCTCGAGGATTTGCTGATGAGAATCCATGAATACAATAAACAGGTAAAAGCTGTGTATTCAGAGCAAAAGTACATGGACCGGGCAATTGCGTATATTAGGGAAAATTATCATAAGGATTTGAATTTAGCCGTAGTCGCTAATTACATTTCATTGAATTATTCCTATTTCAGCCATATGTTCAAGGAGTATATTGGACAAAACTTCGTTGACTACTTGAAAATGGTCAGAGTAGAAAGTGCAAAGCGGCTGCTGAAAGAAACAGATTTTAAAATACTGGAGATCAGCGAGATGGTTGGATACAAAAACCCTAAACAATTTGCAAGGGTGTTCCGGGATGTTGAAGGGATTTCTCCAAAAGAATATCGGGAAATGAATGGATGA
- a CDS encoding GH1 family beta-glucosidase — protein MTRFSRDFIFGTATSSYQIEGAYKEDGRSLSIWDTFSRTPGNVFNMDNGDIACDHYHLYEKDIEILKTLGVDSYRFSIAWPRIFPEQGKYNEAGMNFYKNLITRLIENGIKPAVTLYHWDLPMWAHEQGGWTNRESVNWFMEYAEKCFEELDERVEMWITHNEPWCAGFLGYHQGVHAPGHTNMEEALKAVHHILLSHGEAVSLLKGKFASSTPVGITLNLSPMYPASNSANDRLAANNADGYTNRWFLDPVLKGSYPVDMMNLFSKYVHSFDFIQEGDLEKISIECDFFGINFYNRSLVKFNAASDFLYTSAYSDYPKTGMGWDISPVEFKDLIRRLRQEYTKLPIYITENGAAFDDQVSEDNTVHDPERQNYIEQHIRAVAELNEEDMNIAGYYQWSLLDNFEWAFGYEKRFGITYVDFETQERILKDSGYRYAEIIKERSI, from the coding sequence ATGACTAGATTTTCAAGAGATTTTATTTTTGGCACAGCAACATCTTCCTATCAGATTGAAGGGGCGTATAAAGAAGACGGCAGGAGCCTTTCCATATGGGATACGTTTTCCCGGACTCCCGGCAATGTCTTCAATATGGATAACGGGGATATCGCTTGTGACCATTACCATTTATATGAGAAGGATATTGAAATCTTAAAAACGCTTGGTGTGGATTCTTATCGTTTCTCTATTGCATGGCCAAGGATTTTTCCAGAGCAAGGAAAGTATAACGAAGCTGGAATGAACTTTTACAAAAACCTTATTACACGCTTGATCGAAAATGGAATCAAGCCCGCGGTCACGCTTTACCATTGGGATTTGCCAATGTGGGCCCATGAGCAGGGCGGCTGGACAAACAGAGAATCTGTAAATTGGTTCATGGAGTACGCAGAGAAATGCTTCGAGGAACTTGATGAGCGTGTGGAAATGTGGATTACCCATAATGAGCCATGGTGCGCAGGATTCCTCGGTTACCATCAGGGTGTACATGCCCCAGGACATACAAATATGGAGGAAGCATTAAAAGCGGTCCACCATATTCTTCTGTCCCATGGTGAGGCAGTGTCCCTGTTGAAAGGCAAGTTTGCCTCTTCAACACCTGTCGGCATAACACTGAATCTGTCACCGATGTACCCTGCAAGCAATTCAGCAAATGATCGATTGGCAGCTAATAATGCCGATGGCTATACAAACCGCTGGTTCCTTGATCCTGTATTAAAAGGGTCTTACCCGGTCGATATGATGAACTTATTCTCCAAATACGTCCACTCTTTTGATTTTATCCAGGAAGGTGATTTGGAAAAGATTTCGATTGAGTGTGATTTCTTTGGGATTAACTTTTACAACCGCAGTCTGGTTAAATTCAACGCTGCATCGGATTTCCTTTATACAAGCGCTTACTCGGACTATCCAAAAACAGGGATGGGATGGGATATCTCTCCTGTGGAGTTTAAGGATTTAATCCGCCGTCTGCGCCAGGAATATACGAAACTGCCAATCTATATCACTGAAAATGGCGCTGCCTTCGATGATCAGGTTTCAGAAGACAATACAGTCCATGATCCAGAGCGACAAAATTATATTGAACAGCATATTAGAGCTGTTGCCGAACTGAATGAAGAGGATATGAACATCGCCGGCTACTATCAATGGTCCCTTCTCGATAACTTTGAATGGGCATTTGGTTATGAAAAACGTTTCGGTATTACCTATGTCGACTTCGAAACACAGGAGAGAATCTTAAAAGACAGTGGTTACCGCTATGCCGAAATCATCAAGGAACGTTCAATTTAA
- a CDS encoding cellobiose phosphorylase: MMEKYRFDENQYLVIEEFDQAKTFSSFLPGLAGLYGIPIWAFYVNRGQAMVSFGVQDKNHAITEFFPANQAYQRVAANGFRTFIKVDGNTIVEPFSSFGSKKERTRRMYIKENELKIEEINHRYGLKTLITYFTLSNENFGALVRKVEVENLSEESMNLELLDGLPAIIPFGIDDAAYKAVGNTLKSWMDVFNLENRIPYYRVRSSTNDSAEVEEVSKGHFYLSFTDEGQLISPIVDADLVFGSNSSLSFPDEFEGKSVEEILSAAPVTSNKVPCGFSGVSGLLGKGKKISFHTLVGHVKDIEIINEKAAEIMANGYMERKYEEAQSLVTGITKDVQTKTASPLFDAYVNQSYLDNVLRGGYPISLETEASPFTYYVFSRKHGDLERDYNFFSLAPEFFYQGNGNFRDVNQNRRNDVFFHPETGDYNIKLFMSLIQADGYNPLVVKGASFELKDQSDFSWLNELVSDETGTEFIKKKLSGTFTPGDLLQTISDSEIDLKVSLPEFLKNLLSRSSQNIEAEFGEGFWMDHWTYNLDLIENYLKVYPENKTGLLFDDASYKYFHSPVFVNPRSEKYVLANGKVRQYEAITEFGHQQGSNWVTTSGGEFYTSNLYSKLFSLALLKFSTLDPYGMGVEMEANKPGWNDSMNGLPGLFGSAMSEALELKRLLDFVIASGESGEIEIALPVEVSELVESVQSNLVLFENGELNDYNYWNRVSTAREKYREEVKNGFEGTEKNIPLQKLTGYARQMLLKTKAGIEKATELGEGLIPTYFFFEAVNWEKIVDVNGNEHLSKKGLPFVKVNEFKVSVLPHFLEGPARELKSADAEKARSTYQNVRNSEIYDPKLKMYKTSGSLEEQTYEIGRARAFTPGWLERESIFMHMEFKYLLSVLKSGLYEEFYEDLNSALPPFMDAEVYGRSILENSSFIASSVNPDEGVHGQGFVARLSGTTAEFLSIWQTMMMGKEVFAIKEEALTLSLQPILPSWLFGEEGNVQFTLLGKTQVTYHNPTRRNTFGMDGARTVRYVLHLNGEEVTVEGTHLPELYAKAVRNGEISRMDVYLD, encoded by the coding sequence ATGATGGAAAAATACCGATTTGATGAAAATCAATACCTTGTAATTGAAGAATTCGATCAGGCAAAAACTTTCTCGAGCTTCCTTCCTGGTTTAGCAGGATTATACGGGATTCCGATTTGGGCTTTTTACGTAAACCGTGGACAGGCCATGGTCAGCTTCGGCGTCCAGGATAAAAATCATGCCATTACAGAGTTCTTCCCGGCAAACCAGGCATATCAGCGTGTAGCAGCCAATGGTTTCCGCACATTTATAAAAGTGGATGGGAATACCATTGTTGAACCTTTCTCGTCATTTGGAAGCAAGAAAGAACGAACGAGAAGGATGTATATAAAAGAAAATGAGCTGAAAATTGAGGAAATCAATCACCGATATGGATTGAAGACACTTATTACGTATTTCACATTGTCGAACGAGAACTTCGGTGCTTTGGTGAGAAAGGTTGAAGTTGAAAATCTTTCTGAAGAATCAATGAACCTGGAGCTGCTTGATGGACTGCCAGCGATCATTCCGTTTGGCATTGATGATGCAGCCTACAAAGCGGTTGGAAATACGCTGAAAAGTTGGATGGATGTATTCAATCTTGAAAACCGCATTCCATATTATAGAGTCCGTTCATCAACGAATGACTCAGCGGAAGTTGAAGAGGTTTCGAAGGGCCATTTTTACTTGAGTTTTACAGATGAGGGTCAATTGATTTCGCCAATTGTGGATGCCGACCTCGTTTTCGGGTCTAACAGTTCACTCTCCTTTCCTGATGAGTTTGAAGGTAAATCAGTTGAAGAAATCTTAAGTGCCGCGCCAGTTACATCCAATAAAGTTCCTTGTGGCTTTTCTGGTGTAAGCGGATTGCTTGGCAAAGGCAAAAAAATATCCTTCCATACGCTGGTTGGCCATGTGAAGGATATTGAAATCATCAATGAAAAAGCAGCAGAAATAATGGCGAACGGATATATGGAGAGAAAATATGAAGAAGCCCAAAGTCTTGTAACCGGGATTACGAAGGATGTACAGACAAAAACGGCTTCACCGCTATTTGATGCTTATGTTAACCAAAGCTACCTCGATAATGTTCTCCGCGGAGGATATCCAATTAGCCTGGAAACTGAGGCATCACCGTTCACTTATTATGTATTTTCCCGCAAGCATGGAGATCTGGAGAGGGATTATAACTTTTTCTCGCTTGCCCCTGAATTCTTTTACCAGGGCAACGGAAACTTCCGGGATGTGAACCAAAACCGACGGAATGATGTGTTTTTCCATCCGGAAACCGGAGATTACAATATCAAGCTATTCATGAGCCTGATTCAGGCAGATGGATATAATCCGCTTGTGGTAAAAGGTGCAAGCTTTGAACTAAAGGATCAATCCGACTTTTCTTGGCTGAATGAACTTGTGTCAGATGAAACGGGCACCGAATTCATCAAGAAGAAGCTAAGCGGAACTTTTACACCAGGTGATTTGCTTCAAACTATTTCAGACAGCGAGATTGACTTGAAAGTATCACTTCCGGAATTCCTTAAAAATCTCCTTTCCAGGAGCAGTCAAAACATTGAAGCCGAGTTTGGAGAAGGCTTCTGGATGGATCACTGGACGTACAATCTTGACTTGATTGAAAACTACTTGAAGGTCTACCCGGAAAACAAAACTGGGCTCTTATTTGATGATGCAAGCTATAAATATTTCCACAGCCCTGTATTTGTGAACCCTCGTTCTGAAAAATATGTCCTGGCAAACGGCAAGGTTCGCCAGTATGAGGCCATTACAGAATTCGGGCATCAGCAAGGCTCAAACTGGGTGACTACATCTGGGGGAGAATTTTATACATCGAACCTTTACAGCAAACTTTTCTCACTGGCACTGCTGAAGTTTTCTACATTGGACCCTTATGGTATGGGTGTGGAAATGGAAGCAAATAAGCCAGGGTGGAATGATTCAATGAATGGTCTTCCTGGATTATTCGGTTCAGCCATGAGTGAGGCATTGGAACTTAAGCGTCTCCTTGACTTTGTCATTGCCTCCGGAGAAAGTGGAGAAATTGAGATTGCACTGCCTGTAGAGGTATCTGAACTTGTTGAGTCTGTTCAGTCAAATCTTGTTCTGTTTGAAAATGGCGAGCTGAACGATTACAACTACTGGAATCGTGTATCGACTGCTCGTGAGAAGTACCGCGAAGAAGTGAAGAACGGCTTTGAAGGGACGGAAAAGAATATCCCGTTACAAAAGCTGACAGGGTATGCAAGGCAAATGCTTTTGAAGACAAAGGCAGGAATAGAAAAAGCGACAGAGCTTGGCGAGGGACTGATTCCAACCTATTTCTTCTTTGAAGCTGTGAACTGGGAAAAGATTGTTGATGTGAACGGGAACGAACATTTGAGCAAAAAAGGACTTCCGTTCGTTAAGGTCAACGAATTCAAGGTGTCTGTGCTGCCACATTTCCTTGAAGGACCAGCAAGGGAATTGAAGAGTGCTGATGCAGAAAAAGCCCGTTCGACGTATCAGAATGTTAGGAACTCTGAGATCTATGATCCAAAACTAAAAATGTATAAAACATCTGGGTCACTGGAAGAGCAAACTTATGAAATCGGTCGAGCGAGGGCATTTACTCCAGGCTGGTTGGAGCGAGAATCCATCTTCATGCATATGGAATTCAAATATCTGCTCAGTGTCCTGAAGTCAGGGTTATATGAAGAGTTTTATGAGGATTTGAACTCTGCTCTGCCGCCATTCATGGATGCGGAAGTGTACGGCAGGAGTATTCTTGAAAACTCCTCCTTTATTGCCAGCAGCGTAAATCCGGATGAAGGCGTGCATGGTCAGGGTTTTGTCGCCAGGTTAAGCGGGACAACGGCAGAATTTTTAAGCATCTGGCAAACGATGATGATGGGCAAAGAGGTTTTTGCAATCAAAGAAGAAGCCCTTACATTAAGCCTGCAGCCAATATTGCCATCATGGCTTTTTGGTGAAGAGGGAAATGTGCAGTTTACATTACTGGGCAAGACTCAGGTAACCTACCATAATCCAACAAGAAGAAACACATTCGGAATGGATGGTGCCAGGACAGTTAGATATGTGCTCCACCTAAATGGTGAAGAGGTCACGGTTGAAGGCACACACTTGCCAGAATTGTATGCAAAAGCTGTCCGTAATGGGGAAATTTCAAGAATGGACGTTTACTTAGACTAA